The Pseudomonadota bacterium genomic interval TCAAACGCGCCGATCGCGCCATCATAGAGGTGCAGGATACGGGAACCGGGATGGACGAAAGCTTCATCAAGGAACGTCTGTTCCGTCCCTTCGAGAGTACGAAGGGAAAGGCCGGGATGGGGATAGGCGTCTACGAGGCGCGCGACTACATCCACAAGATGGGGGGGGATCTCGAGGTGCTCAGCCGTGTCGGCGAGGGCTCCACGTTCAGGATTCGGCTGCCCATTAGCGAAGCTGGCTGAAATATCGTAAAGTGGTGTGATTACAAGACGATATATCCACGATGGACGCACCTGCCCGAAAACTGCTGGTAATCGAGGACGATCCGGGGCTGCAGACGCAGCTGCGCTGGTGTTTCGAGAATTTTGACGTGGTCATCGCCGGAGACCGCGACAGCGCGCTCACGGCGTTGCAGCAGCACCAGCCCCCGGTCATCACGCTCGACCTCGGTCTGCCGCCGGATGCGGAGGGCACCGCCGAGGGATTTGCCCTGCTCGGCGACATCCTGCTCAAGGCGCCGCATTCCAAGATCATCGTGGTGACGGGCAACAATGATCGTGAACACGCCACCCGTTCGGTGGCGATGGGTGCGTACGACTTCTTCTATAAGCCCATCGATGCTGACATGCTGGAGTTGATCGTCAACCGTGCCTACCGGGTCTTCGAGCTCGAGGAGGAGAACCGCCGCCTGAGTACCCGGCACGCCGAATCGCCGCTGGAAGGCGTGATCACGGGCAGCGACAGCATGCTGCAGGCCTGCCGCACCGTCGAGAAGGTCGCACCGACCGATACCACGGTGTTGATCCTCGGCGAATCCGGCACCGGCAAGGAACTCCTGGCGCGTTCCCTGCACGGCCTGAGCGCGCGGCACGAGAACCGCTTTGTCGCGATCAACTGCGCTGCAATCCCCGAAAATCTGCTGGAAAGCGAGTTGTTCGGTTACGAGAAAGGCGCCTTCACCGGCGCCGCCAAGCAGACGCCGGGCAAGATCGAGACGGCATCCGGCGGTACCCTGTTCCTCGACGAGATCGGCGACATGCCGCCGCCGCTGCAGGCCAAGCTGCTACGCTTCCTGCAGGAGCGCGTGATCGAACGGGTCGGCGGCCGCAAGGAGATACCGGTCGACGTGCGCGTCATCTGCGCAACGCACAAGGACCTGCACGAGCTGATTCGCGCCAACCAGTTTCGCGAAGACCTGTACTACCGGATCAGCGAGGTCACTATCTCCATACCCTCGCTGAAGGACCGCGAGGGGGATGCGCTGCTGCTGGCACGGGTGTTTCTCGAGCGCATCAGCAGGCAGCAGGGCAAGAAGGGCTACCGGTTCAGCCCCGACGCCATGGCCGCGATCGAGAACTACGGCTGGCCCGGTAATGTCCGGGAGCTGGAGAACCGGGTCAAGCGCGCTGTGATCATGGCTGAGAACAAGCAGATCACGGCGCAGGATCTGGAACTCGGCGGCGGCTCGCCGGACGAGCTGGCGACATTCAACCTGCGCGAGATCCGCGACCGCTGTGATCGCCAGGCGATCGTGCGTGCGCTCAATCACGTCGGCGGCAAGGTCTCGCAGGCGGCTGACCTGCTCGGCATCAGCCGGCCGACCATGTACGACCTGCTGCGCAAGTTCAACCTCAAGCCGAAATAAAACCGGTATTGCGCCAGGACGTGAAGGCGCCCGGAAATAACCAGTGCCATAGGGTGCAGCCGCGTAGCGGGTTCCACCGGCGGGATGAATCCACTGCGCCGGCGTAAGAGCCGTTTAGGACCAGGCCGGGAATGACGGAACCGCGTTGCGTTCCGACCTACATG includes:
- the prsR gene encoding PEP-CTERM-box response regulator transcription factor gives rise to the protein MDAPARKLLVIEDDPGLQTQLRWCFENFDVVIAGDRDSALTALQQHQPPVITLDLGLPPDAEGTAEGFALLGDILLKAPHSKIIVVTGNNDREHATRSVAMGAYDFFYKPIDADMLELIVNRAYRVFELEEENRRLSTRHAESPLEGVITGSDSMLQACRTVEKVAPTDTTVLILGESGTGKELLARSLHGLSARHENRFVAINCAAIPENLLESELFGYEKGAFTGAAKQTPGKIETASGGTLFLDEIGDMPPPLQAKLLRFLQERVIERVGGRKEIPVDVRVICATHKDLHELIRANQFREDLYYRISEVTISIPSLKDREGDALLLARVFLERISRQQGKKGYRFSPDAMAAIENYGWPGNVRELENRVKRAVIMAENKQITAQDLELGGGSPDELATFNLREIRDRCDRQAIVRALNHVGGKVSQAADLLGISRPTMYDLLRKFNLKPK